Sequence from the Mixophyes fleayi isolate aMixFle1 chromosome 4, aMixFle1.hap1, whole genome shotgun sequence genome:
TTCTATTTACTGCACATTTCATTAGCAATAGGTTCCCAGCAAAATGGGAacatacacagaaaaacaaaaaacaatgatcAAGGACTGGTATATATTTgttagtttatataaatatacgttGTATTCCTTATTCAACATAACACTGCTACTGTGAAAGCAGATTCACACAGCAAACAGATAATCATTACATTGTTAACATTATCATAACTTTTATTACAGGTGAATTAACGAGCAGGATTCCCAGAATAAACAGAAGGTGTCTCAGAAGAGGACATTGATCTCTGAACATCTAAGAATTCCAAAGAAAAATCTCACTAACAACTAAAGTAGACTACATGCATTAATTATTCTTCAACTCTACAAAATTCCCACAAGCAattttcattttctgaataaGAGAAACCATCTCAACTAAGTTGTTACTCATCAAACATATGATGAATTTTGCAGGACAGAAACACAATCTATTCTGTGAATGTATCCAGTGTTTTACCCTCAAGTcagatcttgtaaaacatcaAGGGATTCATATAGAAGAGAAgttatttaaatgttctgaatgtagcaaatgttttacccgaAAGTCAactcttgttacacatcagaggattcacacaggggagaaaccatttaaatgctctgactGTAACAAGTGTTTTACCCGAAAGTTCactcttgttacacatcagaggaATCACACtggggagaaaccatttaaatgctatgaatgtagcaagtgttttacccgaaagtcagatcttgtaaaacatcaaaggattcacatagaACAGAAgttatttaaatgctctgaatgtagcaaatgttttacccgaAAGTCAACTCTTGTTACACATCTGAGGATTCACACtggggagaaaccatttaaatgctctgaatgtagcaaatgttttaccagaAAACCAGAGCTTATAGAACATCAAATGATTCACACAGGGGAAAAACCATTTaagtgctctgaatgtagcaagcaCTTTACCCAAAAGTCACATCTTGTAAGACATGTTaggattcacacaggggagaaaccatttaaatgctctgaatgtagcaagtgttttacccaaactGCAGAACTTGTTAGACATCAtaaaattcacacaggagagaaaccatttaaatgctctgaatgcagcaagtgttttacccttAAGTCACATCTTGTAACACATCATAAGACGCACACAGGGGAGAAactatttaaatgctctgaatgtagcaagtgttttaccctgAAGTCACATCTTGTAACACATCATAAgactcacacaggggagaaaccatttaaatgctctgaatgtagcaagtgttttacccaaaagtcaGAACTTGtaacacatcagaggattcacacaggagataaaTCATTTAATTGCTCTTAATGtaacaagtgttttgctgataagcCACATCTTGTATCACATCAGAAGATTCATGTcccagtaattttctgtagtaaaTACCATGGAGGGAAAAAATACTAATCTTCCAATATGTACACACTACATCCAATACATAAAGAATGTTAATCTTATGAGAATACAATAAATAAGTGACTTATATGaagaattattttaaataaatatatttaacaaaattaagTGTCCACAGGCTAGTAAGCATAAGATTACCTAtaagtgtaaaatataataacacaatGATGTAAGCATAATAGGAGCAATAATATATGAAAACATAAGTGTTAGCCAAAAGACATGTAAGACCCAGCTGAACATTCAGGACTTTAGGATGGAGAGTTTATAAATACATAATCCAATGGCTTTATCATTTAAGCAACATTTTTCCCTGTTTCCTCCTTGGGCTGTTCTCTTAATACGATCAATTGGCATACAGTGTAGTTCCAGAATCATATGTTCAAATGATAAGAAATGTCAGGCCACTGGTTGTTCCAAGATTTTATCTCTCAATGCTGCCATGATACTAGATTTCTGATTGGCAATTAATTATTTTAGTGGGCATTCAGTATTACCCATGTATAGTAACCCACAAGGGCATTCAATGATGACATAGGAGCTGCTATAAGTAAGGTGAtggttaattttattatttttacccaaatgtgTAAGGTTGAAGTTTGTACCTACTTGCATATTGTTGACAAGCATCAGTCCTAATGCCACAAAGTCTAAGTGGAGGGGTAAAGGATGGATGACTGCTGTATTTTTGTACTGGGTCATTCAGTACCAAAAGGTCCCTCACACTGCAATCTCTTTTGTACCATATCAAAGGAtgctcagaattattttttttcaagccAGTATCATTTGTCAAAAGGTTCCAATTTTTGTTGATAGCTTATATAGTGGCAGGCTCTGTTACTGAATGTTGTACAACcatctttatattattttatgtggtttctttttttttggccATAGTATCTATTGTCTATCGATTTTAATTGCTGTAATGATCACATTTCTCACGTGCATTGTAACTATACTGAATAAATCTATATCCCATATCTGTCATCTGTTTGTGACTTTAAATATCATTTCTGACGATTTGTGTGACTCTTAAGAATTGCTATAGAGGAAGACCTTCTTTAGGAGGTGGAGGGTAGTgcctaaatgtatttaatatcaaATTATGGTCTGTggattttcttaataaattgcaATACACCGGCTAACAGTCTATTACATCACAGTAGTTCACGTATTCCTGCCATTCTCAAGGGATTACCCAAGGGCAAATTTTTCCAACTCAGACAAAACTGCTTAGATGAACAGAGAAGCCAGAGAAGTATATCCAAGAAAACAACAGGATGACAAGAAAAAGAATGTATAGGAATTTTTTGAACCTATGGAAGTCCATCAGAGGCAAACTATAAAAACATTGGGACATCTTATTAACAAGCCTGACCTATTAATCTGACATAGAGGTAGGGTATGAAGGATTATGTTACTCCATAGTAAATTTGATTTGACTATTATAGCCATTCAAAAAATGTAAGAAACAATTTAACAAAAGTTCATCACCCTCCCCGATCATGAAAAGATAATCTATATAGTGACAAAATATCAATATTTGTGAAGCGAAGGCAAATTGAAAGACGTTCTTCAAACTGAAACAGAAAAATTTTCATAAATACTGATGCCATGTTTGACCCTATTGTGGTAGCAGAGCGTTGGACATTGAAGGACATCCAGATGAAATGATTTACATCTCTAAAATAAGAACGATCTGTAGAAACAAATCTAAACTTTTTTCCAAATTAAATTTATTGTCCACAAATTTacgtgatgttaaatacttttttttgtcaaaaaagacaaaagtattataggagtgatacctttattggctaaccaaaatacattttttatatttgctagctttcagagcacagaggccccttcatcaggcaagtttataaatgaaagaaaaaggaggcaatatatatatatatatatatatatatatatatatatatatatatatatacacgacaAATCAATGATACATAAATCAATGTAGCAAGTGTTTGCCCAAAAGTCAGGTcttgtaaaacatcacagaattCATACACGAGAGAAACCATTTacttgctctgaatgtagcaagcaTTTTGCCATTGAGTCTTATCTTTTAGCAGATCataagattcacacaggagagaaaccatttaaatgctgtAAATGTAGTAAGTGTTTTGCCCTTAAGTGTCGTTGGACATCAGAGGACTCACATAGGAGAAAACCATttaatgctctgaatgcagcaaatATTTTGCTCAAAAGATAACACTAATAACTCAACAGTCACTCCGAGTTACTCAATGTAATATGTGTTTCATAATTAAGTTAACTTTTTTTATAACCATAATATCCATACAAAGGggaagcaagtttttttttttgaagttgAGAAATTACGGGAAAAATCTAACTCTTGTTAAATGTCAGAGAAGATTGGAGAGATCTGACAAGGGGATATTTCTCTCATATGTTATGAACTAGACCTAAATATATAACCGCCAATAACGATAGGTTCACCCTTCCTGATCTCTGTAATATACTGCTGTTCTGCTCATGCTCATGCAGTAGGAGAAAGATCTCTCTATCCAGTACAATTCCCacagctcttctcagtactgggatCCCTTCTATAACAGACAGAGCTATGAGTACTGAATACAGGGACACTGCACACTGCCCTGGATCACACTAGAAGTGCTCCTATTGGTCCCTGTTTTTCCTTCTTATTCTTTCCCTCATACCTTTCTAGTGCTGTTTTACCTCCATCTATTAAGAGTACAATGTAGTATTTTGTAAAATGGTGCAAGCAGAACAGTGGCAGCTGTAtccccagcagccaatcagatgatcACATTTGTTTGTTTAATGGCACTAGGCTGCTAACAGCTGATATAGATTTTCTATGAGTTTCAGCGTATCCTTGCTTTTcccaccatgttattaaatagatCTATGGGGGGCAATTTGTGTATcaggttattaataaaaaatcctTCACACTCTTTTAAACTAGTAGCACATAAAAGTATACAAAATAGTAAAACAGTGCAGGTTAATCCAAATCAGACAGCACTCTCCTGCTTGTAGACTGAATAACTAAAGACcggttattattgttatcattataaTGGTGGCCACACAAGTGCACTGATATCTCTATGTTTCCGCATTCccctgtgtttttatttcaaattacatTCACAGCTTCAAAATCTATATCTCACAGTAATAAAATACACTCCTTTGTATTTCTCCCACTGCTGTCAAATACTTCCAATCAGGGCTTGCGTTCTGGTCGTGGGAAATCCCCCAGTTATAAATATGACTGTATGTCCGCAAGGACTTCATTCGCTGCAGGAGCTCTTAACGAGTTAGTATTGTGTCAACCTAATTTTTTTGACAAAACCAGATGAAGAAGATGCCAGGTGTGCCAGCCTgtggtttgaaagagtgggggggtttatttatatttttcctggTGCACTATAGGACACAGTGGACCCTTGGTGCCAGTGGATATTGGCACTTCATCATgatcatgatcaacatttatttatatagcgccagcaaattccgtagcgctttacaattgggaacaaacattaataagacaatactgggtaatacatacagacagagaggtaagagaaccctgctcgcaagcttacaatctataggacaatgggagttagaaacacaagggcatgtgctacatcatattgcacaatggaccagctagactgcaaaggtaaaagtactgagtgggctgtgtgtgttgcaatgttggtcagagggttgttgtcttgcgttagctgtgtagaggatggtaatagggtaatctagggaaattaagatggtggttgaggaatatcataaccttgtctgaagaagtgggttttcagtgaacgcttgaaggtttgaagactagaggaaagtcttactgtgcgagggagggatttctacaaagtgggtgcagcccagaaaaaatcctgtaaccaagaatgggaggatgtgatgagagtggaggagagaagtagatcttgtgcagaacagaggtatcgagtggggagatatttcgagaccagtgaggaaatgtatgttggtgcaattttgttgatggccttgtatgttagtagaagaattttatattggattcgttgaaatgcaggcagccaatgtagagactgatagagtggctcagcagaggaaaaaaaggttagtaaggaaaatcaatctagccgctgcatgcaaaatagattgtaggggttcaagtctgactttgggaagaccagtaaggagggaattgcaatagtcgatgcgggagatgatgagtgcatgaattaatgtttttgtggtgtcttgtgtcagatatgtgcgtattctggaaatgttctttaggtgtatgtgacatgatttagatatagagttgatgtggggaataaatgacagttgtgaatcaaggattacacctaggcaacgagcttgcagcttgggatttatggtcatgttatcaacagaaattgaaatgtcaggcaggaagcttctgtttttgggtcggaatattattaattcattttttgaaagattgagtttgagttggctagaagacatccaagatgaaatggcagaaagacagtcggtaacgcgagacaacacagatggtgaaagatcaggagaggatagataaatttgtgcatcatccgcatagagatgatactgaaatccaaaggagcttattagttttccaagagaagtggtgtagatagagaatagcagaggacctaggactgagccttgtggcactccaactgataaaggaagcggagcagaggtggatccagagaaattaacactgaaagagcgattagataggtaggatgagaaccaggacaggacagtgccttcaagacctagggattgtagagtttgtatgaggagagagtggtcaacagtgtcaaatgcagcagagagatccaggagaattagaagagagtaatggttattatttttttgctgtgatcaaatcattgacaaccttggtcagtgcagtctctgtggagtgttgagagcaaaagcctgactgaagaggatctaataggttgtttgctgtaagaaagtgtgtgaggcgagtgtaggcaattctctcgagaagcttggaggggcatgggagctgggagatggggtggtaatttacgagagagttagggtcagaattttgttttttttaaaatgggagtaatcactgcatgcttgaatagtgatgaaaaaaataccagtagaaagagagagattacagattttagttagaggtggaatgagaacagggacagggacataccaatttgtgagggaatggaatcaagaggacaggaggtagagtaggaagatgagaagagagtagaaacttcctcttcatttgtgggatcaaatgaagagagagtatcacagggtgctacaaaggaattgagccgattgcctatcaagggagatgataccatttcaagcctgatcttatcaattttgtccttgaaataggaagcaaaatcctgtgcactgatgttagttggaggatttggggaaggaggattcagaagagagttaaatgtgttaaagaggcgtttggggttagaagcctgagcatagatgagagatcggaagtatgcttgtttagcagtgtccagagcatttctataggagtggtagatatcagtatatgtgatgaaatcattagaggcacaagatttacgccagtgacgttctgctttacgagaaagtttttgtagagttcgtgttactgtagtgtgccacagttggcaacgaattctacgcgaagtatgtagtgtcgctggagccacttgatccagggcagttgctagggtttgatgaaaatggggtactgcccgatcaggggagggaaatgtagaaattgggaagagaaggtgttggagagaggtggaaaactgttgaaaatcaatagagtttaaattcctgcggttgtgaggaggcttggaagagtttgaaactagggagagtaaagaactcggggtgagcgagtagctaataagttgatgatccgagagggggaaaggagtgtttaggaaatgagaaactgagcatagtctagagaaaacaagatcaagacagtggccatcctgatgagtagcggattcaatccactgggagaggtcaagtgatcaggttagagagagtagtttggaagcagcattggaacgtggattagaaatagggatgttgaaatcacccatgatgatggtggggatatcagtagataagaagtgagggagccatgcagagaagtgttcaagaaattgttggtgtgaaccaggggggcgatagatgacagcaacacgcatagagaatgggttaaaaatcctaacagcatgtacttcaaaaaatgtgaatgtgagtgatgggacacttggtagaactgtgaatgtgcactgtggggagaaaagtagtccaacccccccccccttgtgggtcaccaagtgccaacatgccctggcagccatggaaaTTCAGACTCTTGTACTACTACAAGTGGCAGTATGCCCAGAGAATTTGAGtggtgcccatgtatattatggggataggaagagttggagagcagccaaacactgtctaaaattatagctacaccCCCACGAATGCTGGTCACGTCTACTGGCGGCATGGTGTTGAAACCCCCCTCTTCAAATCCTCACAGTATTGGGTCCCCTTCCATACTGCCAATCCAGCCATAAGATGATCAGCACATTGTTGTTTATAACTATTGTTATAGCTATTCTTCAATAAACTCCAAAAATATAAGCTCATattagaagaaaaacaaatgtctTTGTTTATTTCATTAAAGACACAAATA
This genomic interval carries:
- the LOC142149742 gene encoding uncharacterized protein LOC142149742; protein product: MMNFAGQKHNLFCECIQCFTLKSDLVKHQGIHIEEKLFKCSECSKCFTRKSTLVTHQRIHTGEKPFKCSDCNKCFTRKFTLVTHQRNHTGEKPFKCYECSKCFTRKSDLVKHQRIHIEQKLFKCSECSKCFTRKSTLVTHLRIHTGEKPFKCSECSKCFTRKPELIEHQMIHTGEKPFKCSECSKHFTQKSHLVRHVRIHTGEKPFKCSECSKCFTQTAELVRHHKIHTGEKPFKCSECSKCFTLKSHLVTHHKTHTGEKLFKCSECSKCFTLKSHLVTHHKTHTGEKPFKCSECSKCFTQKSELVTHQRIHTGDKSFNCS